The Bacteroidia bacterium genome contains a region encoding:
- a CDS encoding hydrogen peroxide-inducible genes activator: MNLHQLEYLIAVAETQSFVKAAEKCFVTQATLSTMIKKLEEELGLVIFERTQPIQPTPQGKEVIYKAKKILEEVKNLQQYTQEVTESLSGDIKIGIIPTLAPYLIPLFLPTLNQQYQNLRLHIQEQMTHYILEKILQYQLDIGILAMPIENAYVSVYPLFVEPFYVYCSETENLSRKKYVSPEQININHLWLLEEGHCLRGQLLKICSSKASDVENKLFYQTGSLQSLINLVDTVGGLTIIPKLAIYSLNKNQRKNLREFMPPQPYREIVLVTHQHYQRKKIVQTLVNIIQQSVCVPIEKAFVLN; encoded by the coding sequence ATGAATTTGCATCAGTTAGAGTATTTAATTGCAGTAGCAGAGACACAAAGTTTTGTAAAAGCAGCAGAAAAATGTTTTGTTACTCAAGCTACTTTGAGTACTATGATAAAAAAATTAGAAGAAGAGTTAGGTTTAGTTATTTTTGAACGAACTCAACCTATTCAGCCTACTCCACAAGGTAAAGAAGTTATCTATAAAGCTAAAAAGATACTTGAAGAAGTAAAAAACCTACAACAATACACCCAAGAAGTAACCGAGAGTTTATCAGGTGATATTAAAATCGGCATTATTCCCACGCTAGCGCCCTATCTCATTCCTCTTTTTTTGCCCACTCTTAACCAACAGTACCAAAATTTACGATTGCACATACAGGAACAGATGACTCACTACATTTTAGAAAAAATACTTCAATATCAGTTAGATATTGGTATTTTAGCCATGCCTATTGAGAATGCTTATGTTTCCGTGTATCCTCTATTTGTTGAACCTTTTTATGTATACTGCTCTGAAACAGAAAATTTAAGCCGTAAGAAGTATGTCTCACCTGAACAAATTAACATCAATCATCTTTGGCTTTTAGAAGAGGGGCACTGTTTAAGAGGGCAACTGCTCAAAATATGCTCTTCAAAAGCATCAGACGTAGAAAATAAACTATTTTATCAGACAGGAAGTTTGCAAAGCTTGATTAACTTAGTCGATACAGTGGGCGGCTTAACTATCATCCCTAAATTGGCAATTTATTCCCTTAACAAAAACCAACGAAAGAATTTACGTGAATTTATGCCCCCACAGCCCTACCGTGAAATTGTTCTTGTTACACATCAGCACTATCAAAGAAAGAAGATAGTACAAACATTAGTCAACATTATACAGCAAAGTGTTTGCGTACCCATAGAAAAAGCTTTTGTCTTAAATTAG